The genomic stretch TTACAACTATCAGGATAAATATTTGCTGGAAGTAAACGGACGTTATGACGGTTCTTCTAAGTTTCCTAAAGAATCACGTTACGGTTTCTTCCCCTCTGTTTCGGCCGGTTGGAACATTGCACAGGAAAAATTCATGGAAAGTACTCAGAATTGGTTAGGTTCTTTGAAGCTACGTGCTTCTTATGGTATGATTGGTAACCAGAACGTGCCTGCTTATTCGTTTATTCCAACTATGGCGGTGAATAATAAATACAATGGTTGGATATCCAATGGTAATTATGTAACCGCTATTACTTCTATTCCTTCATTGGTAAGTCGTAACTTTACTTGGGAAAAGGTAGGGACATTAGACATCGGTATTGATTTCTCTATGTTCAGTAATCGCTTTACAGGTACTTTTGACTGGTATCAGCGTAATACGAACGGCATGCTTGCTCCGGGTGTGCAATTGCCTGCTGTAGTAGGTGCGGATGCTCCTTATCAGAATACGGCAGATATGCGTACACGTGGCTGGGAACTGAGTTTCAATTGGCGCGACCAGATTGGAAAGGTGAGCTACCGAGTCGGTTTCAACCTGTCCGACAGCAAGTCAAAGATTGTGAAGTATGACAGTAACTCATCCTACATATTAAGCAGCCAAAAGACGAATGCGCTGACGGGTGGAACATATACATTTTGGGAGTTTTATAAAGGTAAGGAATTAGGCGAAATCTGGGGATATGAAACAGATGGTTATTATACCGTAGACGATTTTGTCGATACTTCTTCATGGAAATTAAAGGATGGCGTTCCAAGCATAGATGGCTATAATCCTCGTCCGGGTGATGTGAAGTTCAAGAACTTAATGGATGATGAAAGAGGGACAAATATGATTTCCAGCGGTAACAATACGTTGAATAATCCGGGCGACCGTAAAGTGATTGGTAATGAAACTCCTCGTTATCTTTATGGTATTAATCTAGGATTAAACTATAAAGGTTTTGATTTGAGTGCCTTTTTGCAAGGAACCGGTAAACGCGATAAATGGATTGCCAATACATTGACTTTCCCATTATATTCTGACTTTAAGTTTATTCCTTTATATAAAGGTTTGGGTGATTACTGGCAACCGGTAGATGCTGCCAATGGTGATTACACAGCAGTTAATCCTAATGCTGAGTTCCCACGTATTTATGGCAACTATGGTAACCAAGGCTCTAATTACCGCCAGTCAGACAAGTACTTGTCCGATGCTTCTTATCTGCGTATCAAGAATGTTACTTTGTCATATACATTCCCCAAAGCATGGATTACCAAAATATCTTTGTCGCAGTTACGTGCTTTTGTCAGTGTAGAAAATCTGGCAACGTTCTCATCATTGCCAAAGGGTATCGACCCGGAAACGCTGAAATGGGATTATCCCGCATTCCGCACAGTATCCTTTGGGCTTAATCTTACATTATAAACCTTAAATTAGTACGAGTATATGAAAAGATTATTTATAAGTTTAGCAATTCTCGCAGGAATCAGCCTCTCTAGTTGTAATGATAGTTTCTTGGAAAAGACTCCTGTTACAGACTTGACGGAGAATAATGCATTCAATTCCTACGATAACTTCAAGGCTTTTATGTGGCCTTGTTATGAGATGTTTACAAATAATACTATTCGCACTTCCTTACAAGGATTCGGACAAGACGGACAGTATAAGGGCGATATGGCAGCAGGATACTTTCAGCAAAAATATGAAAGTGGCTACAATGAATTTGCTTATCAGACAGTTGCCAGTGTAGCATCCGGTAATGGCTGGGATTTTAAATCATTTATCCGCCGTGTCAATATCATGCTTTCACACATTGATAATTCTAGTATGACAGAGGCTCAGAAAGACCATTGGCGTGCAGTAGGATATTTTTTTCATTCTTTTTGGTATATGGAATTGATAGATCGTTTTGGCGATGTGCCTTGGGTGGACCAGGTATTGCAGGAAGATTCTCCCGAAGCTTATGGACCTCGTGTGGATAGAAAAACCGTAGCCGACAAGGTATTGGAACGTCTGCAATGGGCGGAACAGAATATTGGAAATTTCACATCACAGGATGGGGACAATACGATTAACCAAGATTGTGTACGTGCCGTTATTTCGCGTTTCGGATTACGTGAAGGTACATGGAGGAAATATCATGAATTGGGTGATGCTGAAAAATATCTGCAAGAGTGTGTACGCGCATCCGAGTTATTAATGGCCGCTTATCCTACTCTTTACACAGGAACAGACGGTCAACCCGGTGCCGGATATGGTGAAATGTGGACAACAGAGGATTTGGGACAAGTTCCAGGTATCATTCTCTATAAATCTTATGTGAAGGATATAAATCCTATGGGCATGAGTTATATTGAACATACTTCTTCACACTATGTGGAGATGAACCAGAATACGGTAGATCTTTATTTGATGAAGAATGGCAAGCCGATTTTGGCTGACGGATCGGGCTACCATGGAAATAAGGACATGTATGCGGTATTTCGTGACCGTGACCCGCGTTTGTATCACACGGTTATACCTCCTTATAAAGTAAAATCTGGAAAAGGCGACTATCCTACCTGGTCGTATACAGACAATCCGGCAGACCGTGAATATATTGATATTATGGGAGCAAATGAAAGTTGCAGTAACCCGGGTGTTGGTATGAAACGTTTGCCTGGGCAGAACTGGAGTGCATCACTTGTACCTGAAATACCAAGATTAGGTACTGGAGCATTTGTGACTTGCCGTTCAGGCTACTATGTATGGAAGAATTGGGATAACTGGGAAACCAGCTTTAATAATGGTAATTTGAATACAGCTGACAAACCTATTTTTAAAATTGAAGAAGTCCTGTTGAATGAAGCTGAAGCCAAATTTGAATTGGGAGTATTTGACCAAGGGGTTGCAGACAAAACAATCAATAAGTTGCGTGATCGTGCCGGTGTAGTCAAAATGGTGGTTGCTGACATTAATGATAGTTTTGATCCTAACCGTGGAAAATACTATCCTAAAGGTAATGAAAGTGGTATTTTGGTTGATCCTGTCTTATGGGAAATTCGTCGCGAACGTATTATAGAATTGATGGGTGAGGGATTTGGTATTTATGATATCCGTCGTTGGCGTATGGCTCCGTGGTTCCTCAATAAACCTGCAACTGGTCTTTGGATGAGTAAAGAAGAGGCAATGAAAAATAATATGACTTTATATAATCCTGAAACTGGTTATTCTGATGGAACTGACGGTTCATTGACGGAAGGTAATTTGTATCTTTTCAATGATCCTCTAAAAGAAGGTAAAGGTTGGTTAGATAAATATTATTTGTATCAAGTACCGACTACCGAAATATTATTGAACCCAGAACTGGAACAGAATCCTGGTTGGTAATTTATAGTGTGATACGAATGAGGCTGTCTCAAATGCGGAATAACGTATGGAGACGGTCTTGTTTGGTTTTTAAACTTAGAAAAATCGAAATAAAATGAGATTTCAGAAAATAGGATTGACTACTGTAGTGTTGTGTACCGTAGGAATACAACAGAGCTTTTCTATCGATATAGTTACAAAAGAAAAACCTAATATCGTGTTTATTTTGGCTGATGATTTAGGTTGGACGGATTTGGGTGTAATGGGCAGTGATTATTATGAAACTCCTAATATAGACCGTCTTGCTACAGAAGGAATATTGTTTGACAATGCTTACGCTGCAGCCGCCAATTCAGCACCTAGCCGTGCTTGTATGATGACAGGAATGTACACGCCACGCCATGGAGTATATACAGTTAGTCCTCCCGACCGTGGTGATCGTACCAAACGTAAATATATAGCTATTCCCAATGTAGAAGATGTCTGTGCCGACTTTGTGACTATGGCCGAGGCTTTGCAAGAACAGGGTTATCAGTGTGGTCATATCGGGAAGTGGCATTTGGGGGATGATGAGGACGGTACAGGACCCTTGTCACAGGGATTTATATGGAATGTGGGCGGTAATAGAGCAGGAGCTCCCTATTCTTATTTTTATCCCTATTGTCTGCCTGATAAAAGTAAATGTCATGTGGGATTAGAAGAAGGTATATTGGGTGAATATCTTACTGATCGGTTGACTGAAGAAGCTGTTTCTTTTATAAAATCTCATAGTGAAGGTCCTTTTTTCTTACATTTGTCCCATCATGCCGTACATACGGTTTTGCAAGCACCTGATTCATTGATAAATAAATATCGTAATAAAACTCCCGGTAAATATCATAAGAATCCTATATATGCTGCAATGATTGAAAAACTAGATGATAGTGTTGGTAGGATATGCCAAGTTATTAAGACATTAGGAATAGCAGATCGTACAATAGTCATTTTTTATTCAGATAATGGAGGTTCGGAACCAGTGACAGACAATTATCCGTTAAATGGAGGAAAGGGAATGCCTTATGAAGGTGGGAGCCGTGTGCCGTTGATTATAAGGTGGACTGGTAAAATAGAAGGAGGCATCCGTTCATCTGTTCCAATAACAGGAGTTGATTTTTATCCAACTTTTGTTACTTTGGCACAGGGTAAGATTCCTGCTAACTTAGATGGAAAAGATATTTTTACGCTTATAAATAATAATGAGACGGAACGTGATCTTTTCTGGCATTTTCCGGCTTATTTGGAGTCTTATTTAAACGGGGGAAGAGATTTCCGTGCAAAACCTTATTCCAGTATTCGTTCAGGTGATTGGAAATTGATATATCATTATGAAGATAAGTCTATGGAACTGTTTAATTTGAAGAATGATCTGGGAGAATCACAAGATCTATCAGGTTCAAATCCTGTAAAACGAGGAGAACTTTATCAGAAACTGATGAAGTGGATTCAAGAAACTCATGCTCCTATTCCTGTGAAATTGAATCCTTATTATCGAGAGTAGGTGAATGATATTTTTTTCTTCTATAGCTTTGCAGCCTAGGATATTTTCTCTAAATTGCCGATGTTTATAGCAGGAGTAGTAATTATTAAATTCAGTAAAAAACAGAATATATGAAAAATCGAAACCTCTTTCTTTTAACCAGTGGATTAGCATTTCCTCTATTAGGCGCTTATGCTCAGAAAACTCCTAAACCGAATATCATTTATATTATGTGTGATGATATGGGTTATGGTGATTTAGGGTGTTATGGTCAGTCCTACATCAGTACACCGAATATTGATAATATGGCTAAAGAAGGTATGCGTTTTACACAAGCGTATGCCGGTAGTCCGGTGAGTGCTCCATCACGTGCGTCATTTATGACCGGACAACATTCCGGACATTGTGAAGTACGTGGGAACAAAGAGTACTGGCGCGATGCCCCTGTTGTGATGTATGGAAATAATAAGGAATATGCCGTGGTGGGGCAACATCCATACGATCCCGGTCATGTGATTATACCTGAAATAATGAAAGATAACGGTTATACTACCGGTATGTTTGGTAAATGGGCAGGGGGCTATGAGGGATCTGTGTCTACGCCGGACAAACGGGGTATTGATGAATATTATGGTTATATTTGCCAGTTTCAGGCTCATTTATATTATCCGAATTTCCTGAACCGGTATAGTAAATCGGCTGGTGATACGGCAGTGGTTCGTGTAGTGATGGATGAGAATATCAACTATCCTATGTTTGGTAAGGACTATTTCAAACGTCCGCAATATTCTGCGGATATGATCCATGAAGAAGCAATGAAATGGTTGGATAAACAAGATGGCAAGCAACCTTTCTTTGGTATTTTTACTTATACGCTTCCTCATGCAGAGCTGGCGCAGCCCGAAGATTCTATTCTGACAGGTTATCAAAAGAAGTTTTTTGAAGATAAAACTTGGGGTGGACAGGAAGGATCAAGATATAATCCGTCGGTACACACCCATGCGCAGTTTGCCGGCATGATTACTCGCTTGGATTATTATGTAGGAGAAGTTTTGAACAAATTAAAGGAGAAAGGACTGGACGAAAATACCATTGTGATTTTTACCAGTGATAACGGCCCCCATGAAGAAGGGGGAGCTGACCCTACCTTCTTTGGTCGTGATGGCAAACTTCGTGGATTGAAACGTCAATGTTATGAAGGGGGGATTCGTATTCCGTTCATTGTGCGTTGGCCGGGTAAAGTACCCGAAGGAACGGTTAATGATCATCAGTTAGCTTTCTATGACTTGATGCCTACATTTTGTGACTTGGCAGGTGTGAAGAATTATGTGAAGAAGTACACTAACAAGAAAAAAGACATGGATTATTTTGATGGTATTTCTTTTGCTCCGACTTTGTTAGGACAGGAAGGACAGAAGAAACATGATTTCTTGTATTGGGAATTTGATGAAACCGATCAGATTGGTGTACGTATGGGAGACTGGAAGATGGTAGTGAAAAAAGGGACTCCTTTCCTTTACAATCTTGCTACAGATATTCATGAAGACCATGATATCGCTGCCGGACATCCGGATATTGTGAAACAAATGAAAGAGATTATCAGAACACAGCATACTCCGAATCCTCATTTCTCTGTGACTTTGCCTTCATTTGAATAAATAGATTTTTTATTCTGATATTCCTCAATCTATTCATTTAGATTGGGGAATATTTTTTTATGTTCCATAAACCTGCTATCTTTGCCTCGCAAATTTAAAAATATTCCGATGAGAATTTAAAACATTCATTTCCATACAACTATTTGTTTTTACGTTGGGACAGCAGGCGAAATAATTTCGTTTGTTGCGCAATAGTTGTCTTCTTATTCCAACTACGAACT from Phocaeicola dorei encodes the following:
- a CDS encoding RagB/SusD family nutrient uptake outer membrane protein, producing the protein MKRLFISLAILAGISLSSCNDSFLEKTPVTDLTENNAFNSYDNFKAFMWPCYEMFTNNTIRTSLQGFGQDGQYKGDMAAGYFQQKYESGYNEFAYQTVASVASGNGWDFKSFIRRVNIMLSHIDNSSMTEAQKDHWRAVGYFFHSFWYMELIDRFGDVPWVDQVLQEDSPEAYGPRVDRKTVADKVLERLQWAEQNIGNFTSQDGDNTINQDCVRAVISRFGLREGTWRKYHELGDAEKYLQECVRASELLMAAYPTLYTGTDGQPGAGYGEMWTTEDLGQVPGIILYKSYVKDINPMGMSYIEHTSSHYVEMNQNTVDLYLMKNGKPILADGSGYHGNKDMYAVFRDRDPRLYHTVIPPYKVKSGKGDYPTWSYTDNPADREYIDIMGANESCSNPGVGMKRLPGQNWSASLVPEIPRLGTGAFVTCRSGYYVWKNWDNWETSFNNGNLNTADKPIFKIEEVLLNEAEAKFELGVFDQGVADKTINKLRDRAGVVKMVVADINDSFDPNRGKYYPKGNESGILVDPVLWEIRRERIIELMGEGFGIYDIRRWRMAPWFLNKPATGLWMSKEEAMKNNMTLYNPETGYSDGTDGSLTEGNLYLFNDPLKEGKGWLDKYYLYQVPTTEILLNPELEQNPGW
- a CDS encoding sulfatase, which gives rise to MRFQKIGLTTVVLCTVGIQQSFSIDIVTKEKPNIVFILADDLGWTDLGVMGSDYYETPNIDRLATEGILFDNAYAAAANSAPSRACMMTGMYTPRHGVYTVSPPDRGDRTKRKYIAIPNVEDVCADFVTMAEALQEQGYQCGHIGKWHLGDDEDGTGPLSQGFIWNVGGNRAGAPYSYFYPYCLPDKSKCHVGLEEGILGEYLTDRLTEEAVSFIKSHSEGPFFLHLSHHAVHTVLQAPDSLINKYRNKTPGKYHKNPIYAAMIEKLDDSVGRICQVIKTLGIADRTIVIFYSDNGGSEPVTDNYPLNGGKGMPYEGGSRVPLIIRWTGKIEGGIRSSVPITGVDFYPTFVTLAQGKIPANLDGKDIFTLINNNETERDLFWHFPAYLESYLNGGRDFRAKPYSSIRSGDWKLIYHYEDKSMELFNLKNDLGESQDLSGSNPVKRGELYQKLMKWIQETHAPIPVKLNPYYRE
- a CDS encoding arylsulfatase, whose amino-acid sequence is MKNRNLFLLTSGLAFPLLGAYAQKTPKPNIIYIMCDDMGYGDLGCYGQSYISTPNIDNMAKEGMRFTQAYAGSPVSAPSRASFMTGQHSGHCEVRGNKEYWRDAPVVMYGNNKEYAVVGQHPYDPGHVIIPEIMKDNGYTTGMFGKWAGGYEGSVSTPDKRGIDEYYGYICQFQAHLYYPNFLNRYSKSAGDTAVVRVVMDENINYPMFGKDYFKRPQYSADMIHEEAMKWLDKQDGKQPFFGIFTYTLPHAELAQPEDSILTGYQKKFFEDKTWGGQEGSRYNPSVHTHAQFAGMITRLDYYVGEVLNKLKEKGLDENTIVIFTSDNGPHEEGGADPTFFGRDGKLRGLKRQCYEGGIRIPFIVRWPGKVPEGTVNDHQLAFYDLMPTFCDLAGVKNYVKKYTNKKKDMDYFDGISFAPTLLGQEGQKKHDFLYWEFDETDQIGVRMGDWKMVVKKGTPFLYNLATDIHEDHDIAAGHPDIVKQMKEIIRTQHTPNPHFSVTLPSFE